A genomic window from Betta splendens chromosome 17, fBetSpl5.4, whole genome shotgun sequence includes:
- the czib gene encoding CXXC motif containing zinc binding protein codes for MGYLLIFTQDFYCSTETAFFRGLVNAANDVSGKGCKMGKFGLQFKAVLENVTNVRPLGDDFRWFLKLKCGNCGEIPEKWQYVTLVESVPLKGGRGSASMVQKCKLCARENSIDILGDTITPYNADDTESFKTMVQFECRGLEPVDFQPQAGFAAEGAESGTKFLEVNLQEKDWTDYDEKVKESVGIYEVTHQFIKC; via the exons ATGGGATATTTGCTAATATTTACACAGGATTTTTATTGTTCAACAGAAACGGCTTTCTTCCGAGGGCTCGTGAACGCAGCAAATGACGTCAGTGGGAAAGGCTGCAAGATGGGG AAATTTGGGCTCCAGTTTAAAGCCGTTCTGGAGAACGTGACCAACGTGAGACCGCTGGGCGACGACTTCCGCTGGTTCCTGAAG CTGAAGTGTGGGAACTGTGGTGAGATCCCAGAGAAATGGCAGTATGTCACGCTTGTG GAGAGTGTTCCACTGAAAGGAGGACGAGGCAGTGCCAGCATGGTGCAGAAATGTAAACTCTGTGCCAGGGAAAATTCTATTG ATATCCTGGGGGACACCATCACACCTTACAAT GCTGATGACACCGAAAGCTTCAAGACAATGGTGCAGTTTGAGTGTCGAGGTCTGGAGCCTGTGGACTTCCAACCTCAA GCTGGCTTtgctgcagaaggagcagaatCTGGGACAAAGTTTCTTGAAGTTAACCTACAAGAAAAA GACTGGACAGACTATGATGAGAAAGTCAAGGAATCAGTGGGAATATATGAAGTCACACACCAGTTCATTAAGTGCTGA
- the uck2b gene encoding uridine-cytidine kinase 2-B isoform X2 has product MELLGQNKIDHHQRQVVILSQDSFYKVLTPEQKAKAQKGQFNFDHPDAFDSELIMQTLRKILQGETVQIPVYDFVTHSRKEEFVTVYPADVVLFEGILMFYSQEIRDLFQMKLFVDTDPDTRLSRRVLRDISERGRELEQVLTQYITFVKPAFEEFCLPTKKYADVIIPRGADNLVAINLIVQHIQDILNGGLSKRHNGCVNGHSTPRQRRTSESSSRPH; this is encoded by the exons atggagctgctggggcAGAACAAGATCGACCATCACCAACGGCAGGTGGTGATCCTCAGTCAGGACAGCTTCTACAAGGTGCTGACGCCGGAGCAGAAGGCCAAAGCCCAAAAGGGACAGTTTAACTTCGATCATCCAG ATGCCTTTGACAGTGAGTTGATCATGCAAACGCTCAGAAAGATCCTGCAAGGAGAGACTGTGCAGATCCCAGTTTATGACTTTGTCACTCATTCCAG GAAAGAAGAGTTTGTTACAGTCTATCCAGCTGATGTAGTTCTTTTTGAGGGTATCCTCATGTTCTACTCACAAGAGATCAGAGATTTGTTCCAGATGAAGCTGTTTGTCGACACAGACCCAGACACGCGTCTCTCTCGCAGAG TTCTAAGGGACATCAGTGAGCGTGGGAGGGAACTGGAGCAAGTCCTGACTCAGTACATCACTTTTGTGAAACCAGCTTTTGAGGAATTCTGCTTGCCT ACAAAGAAGTATGCAGATGTGATAATTCCAAGGGGAGCAGACAACCTTG TGGCCATAAACTTGATAGTACAGCACATCCAAGACATTCTGAACGGTGGGCTGAGCAAGCGGCACAACGGCTGTGTAAACGGCCACAGCACTCCACGTCAGCGGCGGACCTCAGAATCCAGCAGCCGGCCTCATTGA